A genomic window from Calditerricola satsumensis includes:
- the groES gene encoding co-chaperone GroES: MIKPLADRVVVEPIEREEKTASGIVLPDTAKEKPQEGKVIAVGPGRWEEGKRIPLEVKEGDRVLFAKYAGTEVKYGDKELLILRESDILAVIA, from the coding sequence GTGATCAAGCCGCTTGCCGATCGGGTTGTGGTGGAGCCGATCGAACGGGAGGAGAAGACGGCTTCCGGGATTGTGCTGCCGGACACGGCGAAGGAGAAGCCGCAGGAAGGGAAGGTGATCGCCGTCGGTCCGGGCCGGTGGGAGGAGGGCAAGCGCATTCCCCTGGAAGTGAAGGAAGGGGACCGCGTGCTCTTCGCCAAGTACGCCGGTACGGAAGTGAAGTATGGCGACAAGGAACTCCTGATCCTGCGGGAAAGCGACATTCTGGCCGTGATCGCGTGA